The sequence below is a genomic window from Falsibacillus pallidus.
TGAAGATTTTCTCCGATAAAATGAAGGAATATGAAACAAAGGGCGACACTCTCGTTCACGATATGATCCTTGAATTAAATCAAGCATTCATCACACCAATCGAACGTGAAGATCTTTTGGCATTAACGATGACTCTTGATGATGTCCTTGATGGACTTGAGCACAATGCTGCATTATTTGAAATGTACTCAATCACATCAGCAGACGACTATATGATCAAGTTCGTAGAAGCAATCCGCAACTGTGCGATTGAAATTGAAAAAGCAATCAATCTTCTTTCTACAAGAAAATTAAAAGATATCCGTGAGCATGCGATTAGAATCAAAGACCAAGAATCCATGTGCGATGGCGTCCTTCGCCAATCCATCAAGAATCTATTTGCAACTGAAAAAGATCCTATCCAAATCATTAAAGTAAAAG
It includes:
- a CDS encoding DUF47 domain-containing protein — protein: MALIGKKDKFSILLGNISSNIVTAANYYADFKITNVSDLKIFSDKMKEYETKGDTLVHDMILELNQAFITPIEREDLLALTMTLDDVLDGLEHNAALFEMYSITSADDYMIKFVEAIRNCAIEIEKAINLLSTRKLKDIREHAIRIKDQESMCDGVLRQSIKNLFATEKDPIQIIKVKEIYENLEEIADDCQNVANTLETIVMKNA